From a region of the Anaerolineae bacterium genome:
- the gcvT gene encoding glycine cleavage system aminomethyltransferase GcvT → MSEYWDTFLGAGLKETDPAIRRLIGMEEERQAGRLILIPSESMAPLAVREALGSVFNNIYAEGYPALRMMQDDEELLLDVEHQLAYYRRYSDGRFYKGAEYVDILESLAQRRCADAFANDLVPSQNLYANVQPLSGAVANLAVYDALMDPGDTLMGMDLYMGGHLTHGSQFNISGRRYKVVSYGVGDDGQLDYDRIREQAIEARPSVIVAGFTSYPWAPDWVRFREIADACGAFLMADIAHPAGMAVAGAYPSPVGYADVITFTTHKTLCGPRGAVILTADRDLSRRINAAVFPGIQGGPHPNKFAAMAVAFHIAQTEPFRRLMFRITENARALASSLEKRGLVLAYGGTNTHLLLVDLRQVETPDGLPLRGETAVRILELAGLVANKNTIPGDNVTALGSGVRLGTPWLTQRGMGPEEMDRVADCIARVLTNIHPFCYAGMTCELPRGKIEADVLQEVRRDVAELAGRALTDVPVLAGSSQCSSGDGLAPEGRQLLLVQGRRARSFLREACTGSVSCLAQGQWERTLLLDADGRVVDDVYLCFLGPDSRGRDRYLMAVSAERCAKVKFWLEGLSDGYTVFDREDMQRKVEGPVTVVQVEAQTGEGEIAAAVASLRTVSLAKAVPAATDALALYREGHQGLFALTKPYFVGQAALRPVLPEGDKPEFSWQPSEGREPRRTVLYQEHRRLGGKMIPFAGWDMPVWYTSVGEEHRAVREAAGLFDVSHMGIFEVSGPYATAFLDVVGSNYAGWLQPGQSHYSYLLDPDGNVIDDIMLYCLERGRYLMVVNAANAEKDWAWLNAVNEGRVLIDRRNPAAEVEGRAVLRDLKDPAAGADGRVDIALQGPASLATLQALTEDQRLRDALARVRRTDLIRVTLAGMDLIVARTGYTGEDIAYEIFVHPEDAVRLWNQLLDKGEQFEVKPCGLAARDSTRIEAGLPLYGHELNGPLGILPQEAGFAAYLKAHKPFYIGREPVMARAAASTRQLVRFQVDEPGQRALRGGDQGEPVVNRRGMYIGRVTSAALVGGTQVGMALVDRRYATVGTPLAIFPGAARGAAKAPADLAQGDSVVLPIDATVVTRFPARERRGVPARGG, encoded by the coding sequence ATGTCGGAGTACTGGGATACGTTTCTGGGGGCGGGGCTGAAGGAGACCGACCCGGCCATCAGGCGCCTGATTGGGATGGAAGAAGAGCGACAGGCGGGCCGTCTGATCCTCATACCCTCGGAGAGCATGGCGCCGCTGGCGGTGCGAGAGGCCTTGGGGAGCGTGTTCAACAACATCTACGCTGAGGGCTATCCGGCGTTACGGATGATGCAGGATGACGAGGAGCTCCTGCTGGATGTGGAGCACCAGCTGGCCTACTACCGGCGCTACAGCGACGGTCGCTTCTACAAGGGTGCCGAGTATGTGGACATCCTAGAGTCGTTAGCCCAGCGGCGCTGCGCCGACGCTTTCGCCAACGACCTGGTGCCCTCCCAGAACCTGTACGCCAACGTGCAGCCCCTCTCGGGTGCGGTCGCTAACTTGGCAGTCTACGACGCCCTGATGGACCCGGGTGATACCCTCATGGGCATGGACCTGTACATGGGCGGCCACCTCACCCACGGTAGCCAGTTCAACATCTCTGGGCGCCGGTACAAGGTCGTCTCCTACGGAGTGGGAGACGACGGCCAGCTGGACTACGACCGCATCCGGGAGCAGGCCATAGAGGCTCGGCCTAGCGTGATTGTGGCCGGCTTCACCTCCTATCCCTGGGCCCCGGACTGGGTCCGCTTCCGCGAGATCGCCGACGCCTGTGGTGCCTTCCTCATGGCCGACATCGCCCATCCGGCGGGGATGGCCGTCGCCGGTGCCTATCCTAGCCCCGTGGGCTATGCCGATGTCATCACTTTCACCACTCACAAGACGCTGTGTGGCCCTCGAGGAGCGGTCATTCTCACTGCCGACCGCGACCTCAGCCGGCGCATCAACGCAGCAGTGTTCCCTGGCATCCAGGGCGGTCCTCACCCCAACAAGTTCGCCGCCATGGCGGTGGCCTTCCACATAGCCCAGACCGAGCCTTTCCGTCGGCTTATGTTCCGCATCACCGAGAACGCCCGAGCGCTGGCGAGCTCGCTGGAGAAGCGCGGGTTGGTGCTGGCCTACGGAGGCACCAACACCCACCTGCTCCTAGTGGATTTGCGCCAGGTCGAAACGCCTGACGGCTTGCCCCTCCGGGGTGAGACGGCCGTGCGCATCCTGGAGCTGGCTGGGCTGGTGGCCAACAAGAACACCATCCCGGGCGACAACGTCACCGCGCTGGGAAGCGGAGTGCGCCTGGGCACCCCTTGGCTGACGCAGCGCGGCATGGGACCGGAGGAGATGGACCGGGTGGCGGATTGCATCGCCCGGGTGCTGACCAACATCCACCCCTTCTGTTACGCGGGCATGACCTGCGAGCTGCCGCGGGGCAAGATCGAGGCGGACGTCCTCCAGGAGGTTCGCCGCGACGTAGCTGAGTTGGCAGGCCGTGCTCTCACCGATGTGCCTGTGCTCGCAGGGTCTTCTCAGTGCTCCTCAGGGGACGGGCTCGCCCCCGAAGGCCGGCAGCTCTTGCTCGTCCAGGGGCGTCGGGCACGGTCCTTCCTGCGCGAGGCCTGCACCGGCTCGGTCTCTTGCTTGGCCCAGGGGCAGTGGGAGCGGACGCTGCTTCTCGACGCCGACGGTCGGGTGGTGGACGATGTGTATCTCTGCTTCCTGGGCCCCGATTCACGGGGGCGGGACCGGTATCTGATGGCGGTCTCCGCGGAGCGGTGCGCCAAGGTGAAGTTCTGGCTGGAGGGCCTCTCGGACGGGTATACCGTCTTCGACCGGGAGGACATGCAGCGAAAGGTAGAGGGGCCGGTCACGGTGGTGCAGGTTGAGGCGCAGACCGGCGAAGGGGAGATTGCTGCTGCGGTCGCGAGTCTGCGCACTGTCTCGCTAGCCAAAGCGGTGCCGGCCGCAACCGATGCCTTGGCGCTCTACCGCGAAGGGCACCAGGGCCTTTTCGCTCTCACCAAGCCCTACTTCGTGGGGCAGGCGGCGCTGCGCCCGGTGCTGCCCGAGGGGGACAAGCCCGAGTTCTCCTGGCAGCCGTCGGAGGGGAGAGAGCCGCGCAGGACGGTGCTGTACCAGGAGCACCGCCGGCTTGGAGGAAAGATGATCCCCTTCGCTGGGTGGGATATGCCGGTCTGGTATACCAGCGTGGGCGAGGAGCATCGAGCCGTGCGGGAGGCCGCCGGCCTCTTCGACGTCTCGCACATGGGCATTTTCGAGGTCAGCGGCCCTTACGCGACGGCCTTCCTGGATGTGGTGGGCAGCAACTACGCCGGCTGGCTCCAGCCGGGGCAGTCTCACTACTCCTACCTGCTCGATCCGGACGGGAACGTCATAGACGACATCATGCTCTACTGTCTGGAGCGGGGCCGCTACCTGATGGTGGTGAACGCTGCCAACGCCGAGAAGGATTGGGCCTGGCTGAACGCAGTCAACGAGGGCCGAGTGCTGATAGACCGGCGAAATCCCGCCGCTGAGGTGGAGGGCCGGGCCGTACTGCGAGACCTCAAAGACCCGGCCGCGGGCGCCGATGGGCGGGTAGATATCGCTCTCCAGGGGCCGGCCTCACTAGCTACGTTGCAGGCTCTCACTGAGGACCAACGACTGCGAGATGCGCTGGCACGCGTACGCCGAACGGACCTGATTCGGGTGACCCTGGCGGGCATGGACCTGATCGTCGCCCGCACGGGGTACACCGGAGAAGACATCGCCTACGAGATCTTCGTCCATCCCGAGGACGCGGTGCGGCTGTGGAACCAACTGCTGGACAAGGGAGAGCAGTTCGAGGTGAAGCCGTGCGGTCTGGCGGCTCGCGACAGTACGCGCATCGAGGCCGGGCTGCCGCTCTACGGACACGAGCTGAACGGCCCCCTGGGGATACTGCCCCAGGAGGCGGGCTTCGCAGCCTACCTCAAGGCGCACAAGCCCTTCTACATTGGCCGAGAGCCGGTGATGGCGCGGGCTGCCGCCAGCACGCGCCAGCTGGTGCGTTTCCAGGTGGATGAGCCCGGTCAGCGGGCCCTCCGGGGAGGCGATCAGGGGGAGCCGGTGGTCAACCGCAGAGGGATGTACATCGGTCGGGTCACTAGCGCCGCCCTGGTGGGAGGGACGCAGGTCGGTATGGCCCTGGTGGACCGGCGCTATGCCACAGTGGGTACACCGCTGGCCATCTTCCCCGGCGCCGCCCGGGGCGCGGCCAAGGCGCCCGCCGACCTAGCCCAGGGTGACTCAGTGGTCCTGCCCATCGACGCCACGGTAGTGACGCGGTTCCCGGCGCGGGAGCGCCGCGGAGTGCCGGCGAGAGGAGGCTGA
- a CDS encoding thiamine pyrophosphate-binding protein — MAGMTLTDTRNEQTASYIADVTGRLTRRLGVCAVSSAVGHTNALIGVLNAHFDGGPMLLLSGTSSRQHWDMGVFQEMDHLPLVRSITKYARVVERAENIPVYVREAVGRAIAPRPGPVHLTVPLDVLEAEVPAEQVRWVRQPQALATAVSPGDEDLVRDAARLLAASERPVLVAGSGLFYVQGGPALAALASALALPVVTPIWDRGVVDRPQDWFLGVIGAASGSASILPDADLILLVGAQVDYRVGYGLPPAFDRETRVIRITADGDQLRQGVEPDLAILGDPGTVLRQLAEEVERQGMTRAFRPWLEETRRRDREFRRAWLEEPAPPSPPMTGRHMVDALRPFLDEQTVFLIDGGNIGQWAHMVLAARQYPSHWLTCGASGVIGWGIAGGMAARLAYPDRKIILLSGDGSFTFTLGDLERASAQGLPFVVVLADDCAWGIVVSGQCEAYGEQGVVCSRMGQIDYVKMAESFGCLGIRAESPDEIGPAIERGLAADVPTIVHVPIAVGGPADIK; from the coding sequence ATGGCTGGCATGACTCTCACCGATACGCGGAACGAGCAGACCGCTTCCTACATAGCCGACGTGACCGGACGCCTGACCCGCCGGCTGGGGGTGTGCGCTGTGAGCAGCGCTGTGGGCCACACCAACGCCCTGATCGGCGTGCTCAACGCTCACTTCGACGGCGGGCCCATGCTGCTGCTCAGCGGCACCAGCTCGCGCCAGCATTGGGACATGGGCGTCTTCCAGGAAATGGATCACCTGCCGCTGGTGCGGTCCATCACCAAGTACGCCCGGGTGGTGGAACGGGCGGAGAACATACCGGTGTACGTGCGCGAGGCTGTCGGGCGGGCCATCGCGCCCCGGCCGGGCCCGGTACACCTTACTGTGCCCCTGGACGTTCTGGAGGCCGAGGTGCCTGCGGAGCAGGTGCGGTGGGTGCGCCAGCCCCAGGCGCTGGCCACCGCCGTGTCGCCGGGAGACGAGGATCTCGTCCGAGATGCAGCCCGACTGCTGGCAGCTTCCGAGAGGCCGGTCCTGGTGGCGGGCTCTGGCCTCTTCTACGTCCAGGGTGGCCCGGCGCTGGCGGCTCTGGCCTCGGCCCTGGCGCTCCCCGTGGTCACCCCGATCTGGGACCGGGGCGTGGTGGACCGGCCGCAGGACTGGTTCCTGGGGGTGATTGGGGCGGCTAGCGGCAGCGCTTCGATCCTTCCGGACGCTGACCTCATCCTGCTGGTGGGAGCACAGGTGGACTACCGGGTGGGCTACGGCCTCCCGCCCGCCTTCGACCGCGAGACCCGGGTGATCCGCATTACTGCAGACGGGGATCAGCTGCGCCAGGGAGTCGAGCCCGACCTGGCCATCCTGGGCGACCCGGGGACCGTGCTGCGGCAGCTGGCAGAGGAGGTTGAGCGCCAGGGAATGACGCGGGCTTTCCGACCCTGGCTGGAGGAGACGCGGCGCCGGGACCGGGAGTTCCGGCGGGCCTGGCTCGAGGAGCCCGCACCGCCCTCGCCGCCCATGACCGGCCGCCACATGGTGGACGCCCTGAGGCCTTTCCTCGATGAGCAGACGGTATTCCTGATAGACGGCGGCAACATCGGACAGTGGGCCCACATGGTCCTGGCGGCCCGTCAGTACCCCAGTCACTGGCTCACCTGCGGCGCCAGCGGGGTCATTGGGTGGGGTATCGCGGGAGGCATGGCCGCTCGGCTGGCGTACCCGGACCGCAAGATCATCCTGCTCTCGGGAGATGGCTCCTTCACCTTCACTCTGGGCGACCTGGAGCGAGCCTCGGCGCAAGGGCTGCCCTTCGTGGTGGTGCTGGCCGACGACTGCGCCTGGGGTATCGTAGTTAGTGGGCAGTGCGAGGCTTACGGCGAGCAGGGAGTGGTCTGTAGCCGCATGGGCCAGATAGACTACGTGAAGATGGCCGAGTCTTTCGGCTGCCTGGGCATCCGCGCCGAGAGTCCGGACGAGATCGGGCCTGCTATCGAACGGGGCCTGGCGGCGGACGTGCCCACCATCGTACACGTGCCCATCGCCGTGGGCGGACCGGCAGACATCAAGTAG
- a CDS encoding rhodanese-like domain-containing protein → METLITPEELRRRLDQGEDITVVDVRPAESYRNGHIRSAIHIPRDRLPSRLEEIPRDRPVVTY, encoded by the coding sequence GTGGAGACGCTCATCACCCCCGAGGAGTTGCGGCGCCGGCTCGACCAGGGCGAGGACATCACCGTGGTGGACGTGCGACCGGCGGAGTCGTACCGAAACGGGCACATCCGGAGTGCGATCCACATCCCCCGGGATCGGCTGCCATCGCGCCTGGAGGAGATCCCGCGGGATCGGCCTGTGGTCACCTATTGA
- a CDS encoding uroporphyrinogen-III decarboxylase-like protein, with amino-acid sequence MTRRERVLAAIERRPLDRLPTDMWATPEVSARLQRLFGCADMMGVWDCLDVDGIVSIGPEYVGPPLPDLGPDRRVDEWGMEYRRQDYLTGAYWEQVGYPLAQAQTIADVDAYPWPSPDWYDYSVMPDLPQARSHRAVQYGYTAIFFWHNKLRGLEQSLTDPILHPEFTRHLLRRITDTFMALYEPGFQAARGRVDVTQVTDDFGSQSGLLISHSLFTDFYRPEMERAIAMARSYSLKVFHHDDGAMREIIPDLIEMGIDVLNPIQWRCPGMEQEGLARDFGDRLCFHGGVDNQQTLPFGSPDDVWAEVEHNLKTLGANGTGYVVAPCHNIQPNTPTENILALYQAARAMDKVRPTQPAAP; translated from the coding sequence TTGACCCGACGAGAGCGAGTGCTGGCCGCCATCGAGCGTCGGCCTTTGGACCGGTTGCCCACCGACATGTGGGCCACACCTGAGGTCTCCGCCCGCCTGCAGCGGCTGTTCGGCTGCGCCGACATGATGGGCGTCTGGGACTGCCTGGACGTGGACGGCATCGTGAGCATCGGCCCGGAGTACGTAGGGCCGCCACTGCCGGACCTGGGCCCGGACCGGCGCGTGGACGAATGGGGCATGGAGTATCGCCGGCAAGACTACTTGACCGGCGCCTACTGGGAGCAGGTCGGCTACCCCCTCGCCCAGGCCCAAACCATCGCCGACGTGGACGCCTACCCCTGGCCGAGCCCGGACTGGTACGACTACTCGGTCATGCCCGACCTACCCCAGGCCCGAAGCCATCGCGCCGTCCAGTACGGCTACACCGCCATCTTCTTCTGGCACAACAAGCTCCGCGGCCTGGAGCAGTCGCTCACCGACCCCATCCTCCACCCGGAGTTCACCCGTCATCTGCTCCGGCGCATCACCGACACCTTCATGGCCCTCTACGAGCCCGGCTTCCAGGCCGCCCGTGGCCGGGTGGATGTCACCCAGGTGACCGATGACTTCGGCAGCCAGAGCGGGCTACTCATCAGCCACAGCCTGTTCACCGACTTCTACCGCCCCGAGATGGAGAGAGCCATTGCCATGGCCAGGTCCTACTCCCTCAAGGTGTTCCACCACGACGACGGCGCCATGCGGGAGATCATCCCCGACCTGATCGAGATGGGGATCGACGTCCTCAACCCCATACAGTGGCGCTGCCCCGGGATGGAGCAAGAGGGCCTGGCCCGCGACTTCGGCGACCGGCTGTGCTTCCACGGCGGCGTAGACAACCAGCAGACGCTCCCCTTCGGCAGCCCCGATGACGTGTGGGCTGAAGTGGAGCACAACCTGAAGACTCTGGGGGCGAACGGAACCGGCTACGTCGTCGCCCCGTGCCACAACATCCAGCCCAACACCCCCACCGAGAACATCCTGGCGCTCTACCAGGCGGCCCGGGCCATGGACAAGGTCCGCCCGACACAACCAGCAGCACCTTAG
- a CDS encoding DegT/DnrJ/EryC1/StrS family aminotransferase — protein sequence MQDSVTSNTESVTFDRTIPTGFPPISKEHPVPGEPSLGSWYTEEEVEALLRVMRRSMDWRVGFHPSPEVPQFEQEFARYCGAEYAFACTSAGTALDMAMMALDLEPGDEVICPVATYPGTQTAVIGQGGTLVLGELNPVTYNLDPEDVERRITKRTRAILVVHDHGLSAPIDELEEVARRHPHPKYGPAKVIGDAARACGAGYKGTKVGKKGWMTLFSFHTQKLLVTLGEGGMVTTDDPEAYERIRALGNWGSEKYWGTNYRMSKLQATVGMVQLRRLDYMIERRRDRAHRLLALLRERVPEIVLPTEPEGYYHTWYLMTCLVPKEFAGAKRDALLKWMPENTGVGLVVGNQPTYRYRGRILHHMGFKDEDYPVSADIGDRMFAPPMHPLLTDADLEHIADSLRAGMDYLARSS from the coding sequence GTGCAGGATTCCGTCACTTCGAACACAGAAAGCGTCACTTTCGACCGCACCATACCCACGGGCTTCCCGCCCATAAGCAAGGAGCATCCGGTGCCCGGCGAGCCCTCCCTGGGCTCGTGGTACACCGAGGAGGAAGTCGAGGCCCTGCTCCGCGTGATGCGGCGCTCCATGGACTGGCGGGTAGGCTTCCACCCCAGCCCAGAGGTGCCTCAGTTCGAGCAGGAGTTCGCCCGCTACTGCGGCGCCGAGTACGCCTTTGCCTGCACCTCCGCCGGTACTGCCCTCGACATGGCCATGATGGCTCTAGACCTCGAACCAGGAGACGAGGTCATTTGCCCAGTGGCCACCTACCCCGGCACTCAGACGGCCGTGATCGGCCAGGGCGGCACCCTGGTGCTGGGCGAGCTCAACCCGGTCACCTACAACCTCGACCCAGAAGACGTGGAACGCCGCATCACCAAGCGCACCCGCGCCATCCTGGTGGTCCACGATCACGGGCTCTCGGCGCCCATTGACGAGCTGGAAGAGGTCGCCCGCCGCCATCCCCACCCCAAGTACGGCCCGGCCAAGGTCATCGGCGACGCCGCTCGGGCCTGTGGCGCCGGCTACAAGGGCACCAAGGTGGGCAAGAAGGGCTGGATGACTCTCTTCAGCTTCCACACCCAGAAGCTGCTCGTCACCCTGGGCGAAGGGGGCATGGTCACCACCGATGACCCCGAGGCCTACGAGCGCATCCGGGCCCTGGGTAACTGGGGGAGCGAGAAGTACTGGGGCACCAACTACCGCATGTCCAAGCTGCAGGCCACCGTGGGCATGGTGCAACTCCGGCGGCTGGACTACATGATCGAGCGGCGTCGCGATCGGGCGCACCGACTGCTAGCCTTGCTGCGGGAGCGGGTACCCGAGATCGTGCTACCCACCGAGCCCGAGGGCTACTACCATACCTGGTACCTCATGACCTGCCTAGTGCCCAAGGAGTTCGCCGGAGCTAAGCGCGACGCCCTGCTCAAATGGATGCCGGAGAATACCGGCGTGGGTCTAGTGGTGGGCAACCAGCCCACCTACCGCTACCGGGGCCGCATCCTCCACCACATGGGCTTCAAAGACGAGGACTACCCAGTGAGCGCCGACATCGGTGACCGTATGTTCGCCCCGCCTATGCACCCCCTGCTCACCGACGCCGACCTGGAGCACATCGCCGACTCCCTGCGCGCCGGCATGGACTACCTCGCCAGAAGCAGCTAG